From Trichoplusia ni isolate ovarian cell line Hi5 chromosome 11, tn1, whole genome shotgun sequence, the proteins below share one genomic window:
- the LOC113498873 gene encoding uncharacterized protein LOC113498873, translating to MDQLFTLLQASGNNSLDKIVNLFKEAKILDTTEVESKIRDLFKDVPNPQDISLEKFTEVVTAFANEHGKTMEELTDMLTLAGTELLKLTEDVENALTLAAESMTSGPTPSTF from the exons ATGGATCAGCTATTCACGTTACTCCAAGCCAGCGGAAATAACTCTCTGGATAagattgttaatttatttaaagaag CAAAAATCCTAGACACAACAGAAGTAGAAAGTAAAATCCGGGACCTGTTCAAGGACGTCCCGAACCCTCAGGATATCTCCCTGGAGAAGTTCACGGAGGTGGTGACGGCCTTCGCAAACGAGCACGGGAAGACCATGGAGGAACTGACTGATATGCTGACCCTAGCTGGCACTGAACTACTGAAATTAACAG AGGATGTAGAAAACGCTTTAACGCTAGCGGCTGAGAGTATGACATCAGGCCCTACACCGTCGACGTTTTAG
- the LOC113498972 gene encoding uncharacterized protein LOC113498972 isoform X4, which translates to MEAIFEKMKKDGKNNVDGLIKWMKSAKLIDSTKEQEEKARNLFKDAADKSNIELDKFKSVVQKLAEDQKKNFDDLAKQLAAEGPKLMKAAMAGVSAFKDAMTGK; encoded by the exons atgGAAGCCATTTTTGAGAAGATGAAGAAAGATGGAAAGAATAATGTCGACGGTCTTATAAAATGGATGAAATCAG CTAAACTCATAGACAGCACAAAAGAACAAGAGGAAAAGGCGCGAAACCTGTTCAAAGACGCCGCTGACAAGTCCAACATCGAGCTTGACAAGTTCAAGTCTGTCGTACAGAAGTTGGCAGAAGATCAGAAGAAAAATTTCGATGATTTGGCGAAGCAGCTGGCGGCTGAGGGCCCGAAGCTCATGAAGGCGGCCATGGCTGGAGTCAGTGCTTTCAAGGACGCCATGACAGGGaagtaa
- the LOC113498972 gene encoding uncharacterized protein LOC113498972 isoform X5: protein MDDIFKNMQKQGKNDVDSLVQWIKDSKLIDSTKEQEEKARNLFKDAADKSNIELDKFKSVVQKLAEDQKKNFDDLAKQLAAEGPKLMKAAMAGVSAFKDAMTGK, encoded by the exons atgGACGACATATTTAAGAATATGCAGAAACAAGGAAAGAACGATGTGGACAGCCTCGTGCAATGGATTAAAGatt CTAAACTCATAGACAGCACAAAAGAACAAGAGGAAAAGGCGCGAAACCTGTTCAAAGACGCCGCTGACAAGTCCAACATCGAGCTTGACAAGTTCAAGTCTGTCGTACAGAAGTTGGCAGAAGATCAGAAGAAAAATTTCGATGATTTGGCGAAGCAGCTGGCGGCTGAGGGCCCGAAGCTCATGAAGGCGGCCATGGCTGGAGTCAGTGCTTTCAAGGACGCCATGACAGGGaagtaa
- the LOC113498972 gene encoding uncharacterized protein LOC113498972 isoform X6 has product MDDIFKNMQKQGKNDVDSLVQWIKDSKIVDGSKELEEKARSLFRGAEDENDISLEKFKEVIEKFAVEQKRNFEEVAQQLEKEGPTVVKAVIAGVSAFKDVMKGK; this is encoded by the exons atgGACGACATATTTAAGAATATGCAGAAACAAGGAAAGAACGATGTGGACAGCCTCGTGCAATGGATTAAAGatt CGAAAATCGTCGACGGGTCAAAAGAACTCGAAGAAAAAGCAAGAAGTCTATTCAGAGGCGCAGAGGATGAGAATGATATATCTCTAGAGAAGTTCAAAGAAGTAATCGAGAAGTTCGCAGTAGAACAGAAGAGAAACTTCGAAGAAGTAGCTCAGCAGTTGGAGAAGGAGGGACCGACTGTTGTGAAAGCGGTTATAGCTGGGGTCAGTGCCTTCAAAGATGTTATGAAAGGGAAATAG
- the LOC113498972 gene encoding uncharacterized protein LOC113498972 isoform X1 — MSDAASVMTDEMKKFSNVAKQFAENQKSNLDTASHKIQEEVPKIGHAVMKGVEAFLDALKEKPEKPGLQQQAEKLVSDAASVAKEFAENQMSNLGTASQKIQEELPKLGHAVMKGVESFLDAFKAKIVDGSKELEEKARSLFRGAEDENDISLEKFKEVIEKFAVEQKRNFEEVAQQLEKEGPTVVKAVIAGVSAFKDVMKGK; from the exons ATGTCAGACGCGGCGAGTGTCATGAcagatgaaatgaaaaaattcTCTAATGTTGCTAAACAATTCGCTGAAAATCAAAAGTCTAACCTAGACACAGCGTCTCACAAGATTCAGGAAGAGGTTCCTAAAATAGGGCACGCTGTTATGAAGGGTGTCGAAGCGTTTTTAGATGCCTTAAAAG AGAAACCTGAGAAACCAGGTTTGCAACAGCAAGCTGAGAAACTTGTGTCAGATGCGGCGAGTGTCGCTAAAGAATTCGCAGAAAACCAAATGTCTAATCTAGGCACAGCTTCTCAAAAAATCCAGGAAGAGCTACCTAAACTAGGGCACGCTGTTATGAAGGGCGTTGAATCATTTCTAGATGCTTTCAAAG CGAAAATCGTCGACGGGTCAAAAGAACTCGAAGAAAAAGCAAGAAGTCTATTCAGAGGCGCAGAGGATGAGAATGATATATCTCTAGAGAAGTTCAAAGAAGTAATCGAGAAGTTCGCAGTAGAACAGAAGAGAAACTTCGAAGAAGTAGCTCAGCAGTTGGAGAAGGAGGGACCGACTGTTGTGAAAGCGGTTATAGCTGGGGTCAGTGCCTTCAAAGATGTTATGAAAGGGAAATAG
- the LOC113498972 gene encoding uncharacterized protein LOC113498972 isoform X2 — MSDAASVMTDEMKKFSNVAKQFAENQKSNLDTASHKIQEEVPKIGHAVMKGVEAFLDALKAKIVDGSKELEEKARSLFRGAEDENDISLEKFKEVIEKFAVEQKRNFEEVAQQLEKEGPTVVKAVIAGVSAFKDVMKGK; from the exons ATGTCAGACGCGGCGAGTGTCATGAcagatgaaatgaaaaaattcTCTAATGTTGCTAAACAATTCGCTGAAAATCAAAAGTCTAACCTAGACACAGCGTCTCACAAGATTCAGGAAGAGGTTCCTAAAATAGGGCACGCTGTTATGAAGGGTGTCGAAGCGTTTTTAGATGCCTTAAAAG CGAAAATCGTCGACGGGTCAAAAGAACTCGAAGAAAAAGCAAGAAGTCTATTCAGAGGCGCAGAGGATGAGAATGATATATCTCTAGAGAAGTTCAAAGAAGTAATCGAGAAGTTCGCAGTAGAACAGAAGAGAAACTTCGAAGAAGTAGCTCAGCAGTTGGAGAAGGAGGGACCGACTGTTGTGAAAGCGGTTATAGCTGGGGTCAGTGCCTTCAAAGATGTTATGAAAGGGAAATAG
- the LOC113498972 gene encoding uncharacterized protein LOC113498972 isoform X3 — MSNLGTASQKIQEELPKLGHAVMKGVESFLDAFKAKIVDGSKELEEKARSLFRGAEDENDISLEKFKEVIEKFAVEQKRNFEEVAQQLEKEGPTVVKAVIAGVSAFKDVMKGK; from the exons ATGTCTAATCTAGGCACAGCTTCTCAAAAAATCCAGGAAGAGCTACCTAAACTAGGGCACGCTGTTATGAAGGGCGTTGAATCATTTCTAGATGCTTTCAAAG CGAAAATCGTCGACGGGTCAAAAGAACTCGAAGAAAAAGCAAGAAGTCTATTCAGAGGCGCAGAGGATGAGAATGATATATCTCTAGAGAAGTTCAAAGAAGTAATCGAGAAGTTCGCAGTAGAACAGAAGAGAAACTTCGAAGAAGTAGCTCAGCAGTTGGAGAAGGAGGGACCGACTGTTGTGAAAGCGGTTATAGCTGGGGTCAGTGCCTTCAAAGATGTTATGAAAGGGAAATAG